The following DNA comes from Streptomyces sp. Ag109_O5-10.
CCGACGCGCCCGCGTCGGCCGCGATGCTGGCCGGCCGGGTCGGGCTGCCCCGGCAGAAGGTGAACTACCACCTCAAGACGCTGGAGCGGCACGGCCTGGTGGAGCTGGCCGGCGAGCGGCGCAAGGGCAACGTCAACGAGCGGCTGATGCGCGCGACCGCCGCGTCGTACGTCATCTCGCCGGCAGCCCTGCCCGCCGTACAGCCGGACCCGGACCGCTTCCGCGACCAGCTCTCCGCGCGCTGGCTGCTCGCGCTCGGCGCGCGCCTGGTGCGCGACGTCGGCATGCTGATCACCGGGGCCGCCAAGGCCCGCAAGCGGCTGGCGACCTACGCGCTGGACGGCGAGGTCCGCTTCGCCTCCGCCGCCGACCGCGCGGCCTTCGTGCAGGAGCTGACGGCGGGCGTGAGCGCGCTCATCCGCAAGTACGACGCACCCGACGCGGAGGGCGGCCGGGACCACCGGATCGTGGTCGCCGTCCATCCCACGGTCAAGGACCGGCCCACCCCCGAGCTGGAACAGTAGGCGGCAGGAGCCCCATCATGTCCAAGGAATTCGAGATCGCCCGCGAGT
Coding sequences within:
- a CDS encoding winged helix-turn-helix domain-containing protein, translating into MLDVTVIEDPEAAAVSLDPIRARLLAELADAPASAAMLAGRVGLPRQKVNYHLKTLERHGLVELAGERRKGNVNERLMRATAASYVISPAALPAVQPDPDRFRDQLSARWLLALGARLVRDVGMLITGAAKARKRLATYALDGEVRFASAADRAAFVQELTAGVSALIRKYDAPDAEGGRDHRIVVAVHPTVKDRPTPELEQ